Within Xanthomonas oryzae pv. oryzae, the genomic segment AGCCTGCCCTTCAGGCTGTCCACGTCATCGCGCACGCCACGGGTCTTGTGAGCAGGCAAACCATCAAGCATCAGATGGATTGGACGGCGACGGCCTTTCATCATTCGCTTGAGCAGGTCCACGAACAATTCACCGTTCAAGCCGCCGCTGTACACGGCGAACCAGAACCCGCCCTTGCTGTTCACCGCCGAGGCCGCACTGATGCTCTGGCGCTGCCCCGGCACCGCGACAACCGGCGTGACGCCCTTGACGGCCCACGTCCGTCCTTGCACCGCATCGGCACGGAAGCCAGACGCGTCCCAGAAGTCAATCTCTGCCTTTTCCCGCTTGGCGTGCTTCACGATCGCCGGGTACGTCTGCTTCTCCCACTGCGCTACCGCCAGTGGATCGCGCTGATAGGCGTGTTGCAGCGGCTTCTGTGGGCTCAGCCCCAGCCGCGCCAGCAACGTCCCGACGCTGGCCAGACTCAACCTTGCGGCAAACTTCTTCTCGATCAGTTCTCGCACGACCTGCCGCGTCCACAGACCGAAGGCGAAGCCATGCTGGCGAGGGTTCTTGCCATTGACCCAGCCCAACACCTGGCGCTCCTGCGCCGGCGTCAACGTCCGCGGGCGACCGCTGCCCTTACGCGTCATCAATGCGCCAGCGCCGCCCTCCTGTGCTCGCGCCAGCACTTTGTACGCCCAGCCGCGATGCAGCCCGAACGACGAGGCCACTTTGGCCGGCGATTCGCCTTCGCCCATCCGTTGCAACGCCATCAGGCGCATTTCTTCCAGCGCCGCCCGCGCTACCAAGCGTCCGTCTCTCTTCTTCATGGATGGTTGGACAGCAGACACCGGCATTTGTTCCCTAATTTACTGACTTATGAGTAATGGTGGCGCAAATTTTCAGAGTTGCCCCCGGGGAGCGCGGGACGTGTG encodes:
- a CDS encoding IS630 family transposase, encoding MPVSAVQPSMKKRDGRLVARAALEEMRLMALQRMGEGESPAKVASSFGLHRGWAYKVLARAQEGGAGALMTRKGSGRPRTLTPAQERQVLGWVNGKNPRQHGFAFGLWTRQVVRELIEKKFAARLSLASVGTLLARLGLSPQKPLQHAYQRDPLAVAQWEKQTYPAIVKHAKREKAEIDFWDASGFRADAVQGRTWAVKGVTPVVAVPGQRQSISAASAVNSKGGFWFAVYSGGLNGELFVDLLKRMMKGRRRPIHLMLDGLPAHKTRGVRDDVDSLKGRLTLHFLPGDAPDLNPDELVWSYTKRTGVARRPLRSGEKLADRVHDQLSDIAARPELVRSFFRHPSVAYISDL